From the genome of Arthrobacter alpinus, one region includes:
- the rpsG gene encoding 30S ribosomal protein S7 yields MPRKGPAPKRPLVVDPVYGSPLVTQLINKVLVDGKKSTAERIVYGALEGVREKTGSDPVAALKKAMENIKPSLEVKSRRVGGATYQVPVEVKPGRQTALALRWLVGYSKARREKTMTERLRNEVLDASNGLGAAVKRREDTHKMAESNKAFAHYRW; encoded by the coding sequence ATGCCTCGCAAGGGTCCGGCCCCCAAGCGGCCGCTAGTTGTAGATCCCGTATACGGCTCCCCGTTGGTCACACAGTTGATCAACAAGGTTCTCGTTGACGGCAAGAAGTCCACCGCAGAGCGCATCGTATACGGCGCACTTGAAGGTGTTCGCGAGAAGACTGGCAGCGATCCCGTTGCCGCTCTGAAGAAGGCCATGGAAAACATCAAGCCGAGCCTTGAGGTGAAGTCCCGCCGTGTTGGTGGCGCCACCTACCAGGTTCCGGTTGAGGTCAAGCCTGGCCGTCAGACTGCCCTGGCGTTGCGCTGGTTGGTTGGTTACTCGAAGGCTCGCCGCGAGAAGACCATGACCGAGCGTTTGCGCAACGAAGTTCTGGATGCCTCCAACGGTCTTGGTGCCGCTGTAAAGCGCCGCGAAGACACCCACAAAATGGCCGAGTCCAACAAGGCCTTCGCCCATTACCGCTGGTAA
- a CDS encoding patatin-like phospholipase family protein, whose product MADADLVLEGGGVKGSALVGAVTSLAEHSDPYSFHRVAGTSAGAIVAGLLASGMGVPQIKSVMDKLDFSQFQDEVGFLAHVPTVGPVASLLLHEGLYSGGFLHNWISETLAGQGVRTWADLKETDPASSLPPSQQYKLVVIVSDVSRGLMLRLPWDYEPLLGMDPDTAFVADAIRASASIPFFFRPWNIPTDVKTTGHDHIVCVDGGMLSNFPMSIFDRDDDVASRWPTIGVKLSGRATIRTEDWQSNTNNIQLAKSLLGTMMGAHDRSYVNDPKAISRTIFVDTSAYRSTDFQLTTGDKEAMFNQGMSSGKTFLSGWDWEKWKAGDYGT is encoded by the coding sequence ATGGCTGATGCAGATTTGGTCCTTGAAGGGGGCGGAGTAAAAGGCTCCGCTTTGGTCGGGGCCGTGACCTCCCTTGCCGAACACAGCGATCCCTACAGCTTTCACCGCGTGGCTGGCACGTCCGCGGGAGCAATAGTGGCAGGGCTGCTGGCATCCGGCATGGGTGTCCCCCAAATAAAGTCCGTGATGGACAAGCTGGACTTTTCCCAGTTCCAGGATGAGGTTGGTTTCCTGGCTCACGTGCCCACGGTTGGCCCCGTTGCCAGCCTGCTCCTCCATGAGGGCCTATACTCTGGCGGGTTCTTGCACAACTGGATTTCGGAAACCCTCGCGGGGCAGGGGGTGCGCACGTGGGCTGATCTGAAGGAAACCGACCCGGCCAGTTCCCTGCCGCCGTCGCAGCAGTACAAACTAGTGGTCATTGTCTCCGATGTCTCACGCGGGCTCATGTTGCGCCTTCCCTGGGACTACGAACCGCTCTTGGGTATGGACCCCGACACTGCTTTCGTGGCCGACGCCATCAGGGCCTCTGCCTCCATCCCGTTTTTCTTCCGGCCATGGAACATACCCACGGACGTCAAGACGACAGGACATGATCACATTGTGTGCGTCGATGGCGGCATGCTCTCCAACTTTCCCATGTCCATTTTCGACAGGGACGACGACGTGGCATCGCGCTGGCCCACCATTGGGGTGAAGCTATCGGGGAGGGCAACCATCCGCACCGAAGATTGGCAGTCGAATACCAATAACATCCAATTGGCAAAGTCACTGTTGGGAACCATGATGGGAGCCCACGACCGCAGCTACGTGAACGACCCCAAGGCGATTTCGCGGACCATCTTCGTGGACACCTCCGCTTACCGTTCCACTGACTTCCAGCTCACCACTGGCGACAAAGAAGCCATGTTCAACCAGGGCATGAGCAGCGGTAAAACGTTCCTCTCCGGCTGGGATTGGGAAAAGTGGAAGGCCGGCGACTACGGAACCTGA
- a CDS encoding DNA-directed RNA polymerase subunit beta', which yields MSSESSFGLMQIGLATAQDIRDWSHGEVKKPETINYRTLKPEKDGLFCEKIFGPSRDWECYCGKYKRVRFKGIICERCGVEVTRAKVRRERMGHIELAAPVTHIWYFKGVPSRLGYLLDLAPKDLEKVIYFAAYMITSVDDDARHAELPNLQTEHDLEKKRMVDMRDSDIATIARDLEGELQRLEGEGAKAAEKKKARDSADRQMANVRKRADADIDRLEQVWDRFKGLKVADLEGDEALYRELRDRYGMFFEGSMGAEAIKKRLETFDMAGEAEILRDIIQNGKGQRKTRALKRLKVVNAFLTTNNSPLGMVLDAVPVIPPELRPMVQLDGGRFATSDLNDLYRRVINRNNRLKRLLDLGAPEIIVNNEKRMLQEAVDSLFDNGRRGRPVTGPGNRPLKSLSDMLKGKQGRFRQNLLGKRVDYSGRSVIVVGPQLKLHQCGLPKQMALELFKPFVMKRLVDLNHAQNIKSAKRMVERFRPQVWDVLEEIITEHPVLLNRAPTLHRLGIQAFEPQLVEGKAIQLHPLVCGAFNADFDGDQMAVHLPLSPEAQAEARILMLSSNNILKPSDGRPVTLPSQDMIIGLYHLTTKREGSVGEGRTFSTPAEAIMAHDAGELHLNSQVKIRLSDFVPNADWVAPEGWVPGTPAIVATSLGQVLFNETLPADYPWVEKVADKGQLSEIVNDLAERYPKVVVAATLDNLKDAGFYWATRSGITVAISDIKVPASKPAILEGYEVKAAKVQAQFDKGLIADEERRQDLIDIWNQATNEIADAMRESFAESNTINRMVSSGARGNWMQVRQIAGIRGLVANPKGEIIPRPIKSSYREGLSVLEYFIATHGARKGLADTALRTANSGYLTRRLVDVSQDVIVREDDCGTERGLTLPIAVVDSMGELQLHEEVENSVYARTLASEVVDAAGKVLASAGADVGDVLIAELFAAGVAEIKVRSVLTCESTVGTCALCYGRSLATGKTVDIGEAVGIIAAQSIGEPGTQLTMRTFHTGGAVSASRGEDITQGLPRIQELFEARTPKGVAPIAEAAGRINIDESERTMRLILTPDDGTEEIAYPVLRRARLQVVDGEHVEVGQKLVVGAVDPKQVLRILGPRAAQKHLVEEVQRVYRSQGVGIHDKHVEVIVRQMLRRVTVIESGDSKLLPGELAERGRFETENRRVVSEGKKPASGRNELMGITKASLATESWLSAASFQETTRVLTQAAMEGKSDPLLGLKENVIIGKLIPAGTGLPRYTNVTVEPTEEAKANLFTGPSAFSDFDYVGGAGDLGAEFRAIPLDDYDLGTNFSG from the coding sequence ATGTCCAGCGAATCCTCCTTCGGCCTCATGCAGATTGGCCTGGCCACCGCGCAAGATATCCGCGACTGGAGCCACGGCGAAGTCAAGAAGCCGGAAACCATCAATTACCGCACGCTCAAGCCTGAAAAGGACGGCCTCTTCTGCGAGAAGATCTTCGGCCCGTCCCGCGACTGGGAATGCTACTGCGGCAAGTACAAGCGCGTGCGCTTCAAGGGCATCATCTGCGAGCGTTGTGGCGTTGAAGTCACCCGCGCCAAGGTGCGTCGTGAGCGGATGGGCCACATTGAGCTCGCCGCTCCCGTAACCCACATCTGGTACTTCAAGGGCGTCCCCTCGCGGTTGGGCTACCTGCTGGATCTGGCACCGAAGGACCTTGAAAAGGTCATCTACTTTGCTGCCTACATGATCACCAGCGTTGATGACGATGCACGTCACGCCGAGTTGCCGAACCTCCAGACCGAGCACGACCTGGAGAAGAAGCGCATGGTTGACATGCGTGACTCCGACATCGCCACGATCGCCCGCGATCTTGAAGGCGAATTGCAGCGCCTTGAAGGTGAAGGCGCCAAGGCGGCCGAGAAAAAAAAGGCCCGCGACTCTGCGGACCGTCAGATGGCCAATGTGCGCAAGCGCGCCGACGCCGACATCGACCGCCTCGAGCAGGTTTGGGACCGTTTCAAGGGCCTGAAGGTTGCCGACCTTGAAGGCGACGAGGCCCTATACCGCGAATTGCGTGACCGTTACGGCATGTTCTTCGAAGGTTCCATGGGTGCCGAAGCCATCAAGAAGCGTCTTGAGACCTTCGACATGGCCGGCGAAGCCGAGATCCTGCGCGACATCATCCAGAACGGCAAGGGCCAGCGCAAGACGCGTGCCCTGAAGCGGTTGAAGGTTGTCAACGCGTTCCTGACCACCAACAACAGCCCGCTGGGCATGGTCCTGGACGCCGTCCCGGTCATCCCGCCGGAACTGCGCCCCATGGTTCAGCTTGACGGTGGCCGTTTCGCCACCTCGGACTTGAACGATCTCTACCGTCGCGTGATCAACCGCAACAACCGTCTCAAGCGTCTGCTTGACCTGGGTGCTCCGGAGATCATCGTCAACAATGAGAAGCGCATGCTGCAGGAAGCTGTTGACTCCCTCTTTGACAACGGTCGTCGCGGACGTCCGGTCACCGGACCGGGCAACCGTCCGTTGAAGTCGCTCTCTGACATGCTCAAGGGCAAGCAGGGTCGATTCCGCCAGAACCTCCTTGGCAAGCGCGTTGACTACTCTGGCCGTTCGGTCATTGTTGTTGGCCCGCAGTTGAAGCTGCACCAGTGTGGTCTGCCCAAGCAGATGGCCCTGGAGCTCTTCAAGCCGTTCGTGATGAAGCGCTTGGTTGACCTTAACCATGCACAGAACATCAAGAGCGCCAAGCGGATGGTGGAGCGTTTCCGTCCCCAGGTCTGGGATGTTCTCGAAGAGATCATCACCGAGCATCCTGTGCTGCTGAACCGTGCACCAACCCTGCACCGTTTGGGTATCCAGGCGTTCGAGCCGCAGCTAGTTGAAGGCAAGGCAATCCAGCTGCACCCGCTGGTTTGTGGTGCTTTCAACGCTGACTTCGACGGCGACCAGATGGCAGTTCACCTGCCGCTGAGCCCCGAAGCTCAGGCTGAAGCACGCATCCTGATGCTCTCGAGCAACAACATCTTGAAGCCTTCAGATGGCCGCCCGGTGACCTTGCCGTCACAGGATATGATCATCGGCCTGTACCACTTGACCACCAAGCGTGAGGGGTCGGTCGGCGAAGGCCGCACCTTCTCCACCCCGGCTGAAGCCATCATGGCGCACGACGCCGGCGAGTTGCACTTGAACTCGCAGGTCAAGATCCGTCTGAGCGACTTTGTGCCGAACGCCGACTGGGTTGCTCCCGAGGGTTGGGTGCCTGGCACACCGGCCATCGTAGCAACGTCGCTTGGACAGGTTCTGTTCAACGAAACCCTGCCCGCGGACTACCCGTGGGTTGAGAAGGTGGCCGACAAGGGCCAGCTCTCCGAGATCGTTAACGATCTCGCCGAGCGTTACCCCAAGGTCGTTGTGGCTGCAACGTTGGATAACCTGAAGGATGCCGGTTTCTACTGGGCAACCCGTTCAGGTATCACCGTTGCCATCTCCGACATCAAGGTTCCGGCTTCCAAGCCGGCCATCCTTGAAGGTTACGAGGTCAAGGCGGCCAAAGTTCAGGCGCAGTTCGACAAGGGCCTCATCGCTGATGAGGAACGCCGTCAGGACCTGATCGACATTTGGAACCAGGCTACGAACGAGATCGCAGATGCGATGCGTGAGTCCTTCGCCGAGTCCAACACGATCAACCGCATGGTTTCCTCCGGTGCCCGTGGTAACTGGATGCAGGTTCGCCAGATTGCCGGTATCCGTGGCTTGGTGGCTAACCCTAAGGGTGAAATTATTCCTCGCCCGATCAAGTCCTCCTACCGTGAGGGCCTGTCGGTTTTGGAGTACTTCATCGCCACTCACGGTGCCCGTAAGGGTCTGGCTGATACGGCTCTGCGTACGGCCAACTCCGGCTACCTGACGCGTCGTCTGGTCGACGTTTCGCAGGATGTCATTGTTCGTGAAGACGACTGTGGCACCGAGCGCGGCTTGACCCTGCCGATCGCCGTGGTTGACTCCATGGGTGAACTGCAGTTGCACGAGGAGGTTGAGAACAGCGTTTACGCTCGCACCTTGGCTTCTGAGGTTGTGGACGCCGCTGGCAAGGTGCTGGCTTCCGCCGGCGCCGATGTTGGTGACGTACTCATCGCCGAGCTGTTCGCAGCCGGTGTCGCTGAGATCAAGGTCCGCTCCGTGTTGACTTGTGAATCGACTGTCGGAACCTGTGCACTGTGCTATGGCCGTTCCTTGGCAACAGGGAAGACCGTGGACATCGGTGAGGCTGTCGGTATCATCGCAGCACAGTCCATTGGTGAGCCCGGCACGCAGCTGACCATGCGTACTTTCCACACCGGTGGCGCTGTTTCGGCCAGCCGTGGCGAGGACATCACCCAGGGTCTGCCCCGTATCCAGGAGCTCTTCGAAGCACGTACCCCGAAGGGTGTCGCACCGATCGCTGAGGCCGCCGGACGCATCAACATTGATGAGTCCGAACGCACCATGCGATTGATCCTGACCCCGGACGACGGCACCGAAGAGATCGCTTACCCGGTTCTGCGCCGTGCACGCCTGCAAGTTGTTGACGGCGAGCACGTTGAGGTTGGCCAGAAGCTGGTGGTGGGTGCTGTTGACCCCAAGCAGGTTCTGCGTATCCTGGGCCCGCGTGCAGCACAGAAGCACCTCGTTGAGGAAGTTCAGCGCGTTTACCGCAGCCAGGGTGTAGGGATCCACGACAAGCACGTTGAAGTCATCGTGCGTCAGATGCTCCGTCGCGTGACGGTCATCGAGTCCGGTGACTCTAAGTTGCTGCCCGGTGAGCTTGCCGAGCGCGGCCGCTTCGAGACGGAAAACCGTCGCGTCGTGTCCGAGGGCAAGAAGCCGGCCTCCGGCCGTAACGAGCTCATGGGTATCACCAAGGCTTCCTTGGCTACCGAATCTTGGCTCTCCGCTGCTTCCTTCCAGGAAACCACCCGCGTTCTGACGCAGGCGGCCATGGAAGGCAAGTCTGACCCGCTGCTGGGTCTGAAGGAGAACGTCATCATCGGTAAGCTGATCCCGGCTGGTACGGGTCTGCCGCGCTACACCAATGTCACGGTGGAGCCGACCGAAGAAGCCAAAGCCAACCTGTTCACCGGTCCGAGCGCGTTCAGCGACTTTGACTACGTGGGCGGCGCCGGCGATCTGGGTGCCGAGTTCCGTGCCATCCCCTTGGATGACTATGATCTGGGAACCAACTTCAGCGGCTAG
- the rpsL gene encoding 30S ribosomal protein S12 → MPTINQLVRKGRTPKVTKTKAPALKGSPMRRGVCTRVYTTTPKKPNSALRKVARVRLNGGVEVTAYIPGVGHNLQEHSIVLVRGGRVKDLPGVRYKIVRGALDTQGVKNRKQARSRYGAKMEKK, encoded by the coding sequence GTGCCTACGATTAACCAGCTGGTCCGAAAGGGCCGGACACCCAAGGTCACAAAGACCAAGGCTCCCGCATTGAAGGGCAGCCCCATGCGTCGCGGCGTTTGCACGCGCGTCTACACAACCACCCCGAAGAAGCCGAACTCTGCCCTTCGTAAGGTTGCCCGCGTGCGCCTCAACGGTGGCGTGGAAGTTACCGCTTACATCCCCGGTGTAGGTCACAACCTCCAGGAGCACTCCATCGTGCTCGTCCGCGGAGGCCGTGTCAAGGATCTTCCCGGTGTACGTTACAAGATCGTCCGTGGCGCATTGGATACCCAGGGCGTTAAGAACCGCAAGCAGGCTCGCAGCCGCTACGGTGCAAAGATGGAGAAGAAGTAA